A region of Daphnia carinata strain CSIRO-1 chromosome 10, CSIRO_AGI_Dcar_HiC_V3, whole genome shotgun sequence DNA encodes the following proteins:
- the LOC130701520 gene encoding solute carrier family 25 member 16-like, with amino-acid sequence MEGGKATSTNTRSTEFITKSLLAGGVAGMFSKTTVAPLDRVKILLQAHNRHYKQHGVFSGLAKIVKFENLWALYKGNGAQMVRIFPYAATQFTSYEVYKPLIGNLMDQHHLSKFFAGSAAGITAVLLTYPLDTIRARLAFQITGEHKYSGITHTAITMFKEEGGSRALYRGFTPTVLGMIPYAGLSFYCFEGLKYCCMKHIPQWTCEPCPINSGGLVLKLWAKLLCGGFAGAIAQSFAYPFDVTRRRMQLAQMTPDKHRWRGLGMFGTLNQIYKQEGIIYGLYRGMSINYLRAIPMVAVSFTSYELMKQLLNLDTGIKIE; translated from the exons ATGGAGGGTGGCAAAGCTACTTCAACCAATACGAGAAGCACAGAATTTATTACGAAATCGCTTTTAGCAGGAG gTGTGGCAGGtatgttttcaaaaacaacTGTTGCCCCACTTGATCGagtaaaaattcttcttcaagCTCACAACCGGCACTACAAGCAGCATG GTGTGTTTTCTGGACTGGCAAAAATAGTCAAATTTGAAAACCTGTGGGCACTGTATAAAGGCAATGGAGCCCAGATGGTCAGGATATTTCCATATGCTGCTACTCAGTTCACCTCTTATGAGGTCTACAAACCCTTGATTGGAAATTTGATGGACCAACATCATTTATCCAAATTTTTTGCTGGATCTGCTGCTGGCATTACAGCTGTGCTACTTACTTACCCACTTGACACAATTCGAGCAAGACTTGCCTTCCAAATAACTGGTGAGCACAAATACTCAGGAATTACACATACTGCTATCACCATGTTCAAAGAG GAAGGTGGAAGCAGAGCTTTATATCGTGGTTTCACACCCACTGTCCTTGGCATGATACCATATGCAGGATTGTCATTTTACTGTTTCGAGGGACTCAAATATTGTTGCATGAAACACATCCCTCAGTGGACATGTGAGCCTTGCCCAATCAATTCCG GTGGTCTTGTCCTGAAACTGTGGGCTAAGCTGCTATGCGGGGGATTCGCTGGTGCCATTGCTCAGAGCTTCGCAT ATCCATTTGACGTGACAAGAAGGAGGATGCAACTGGCGCAAATGACTCCCGACAAACATCGCTGGAG GGGACTCGGCATGTTTGGAACTTTAAATCAAATCTACAAGCAAGAAGGCATAATCTACGGGCTCTACAGAGGAATGTCCATTAATTATTTACGTGCCATCCCCATGGTCGCCGTTTCTTTTACCTCTTACGAGCTGATGAAGCAGCTGCTCAATTTAGACACGGGTATCAAGATAGAGTGA
- the LOC130701503 gene encoding inhibitor of nuclear factor kappa-B kinase subunit beta-like, with product MDQLDCKMEKLEFGEWKIDRLLGSGAFGKVLLVSNKQTGERIAVKKAHRDSVFAINNNWDKELEILQHLKHPGIVASLPVPVGLEALSHDIPILCMEYCNGGDLRQVLNKPVNCCGIPEKDVLHILRDISSAVTYLHSVKVVHRDIKPENVVIQQTDEKKYYKLIDLGMAKNLNKQSLCHTLVGTLQYLAPELFSCEKYNNTVDFWSLGIVIHECITGVRPFLPGQPPVEWMQHVERKSHNDICIYAHPDGEIISSQKLFSENQLSSVMKILMEEWLKYMLDWNPAMRGRHRESDASHPPGPIVAFQILEKILKTEVVSIFWVEGLSLLSYAITDDVTMETIHEWIERDTSIDQRYQLLILPRGSGPVSGKSARQLLSFEEHGNACLFSKFNNQSECKLTQVYPEFLEVMLGNPRKEYEYRIQKRMWAQSVFFINHQVTLYRKLIYALKSHSTYMTVRASLLKQQIDYINGALRHAVSCHDVFTSSLKQDQQNYKLQSQRGGLPSCTLLEKWDKEEVTMQSKLTELQSKCVLLEQVVQSTVYSVAETAKLVGAFLAKPTDTLDKYVQLALELYGDLQKRRTEQRHHMENNVTMTKVVVKAFKNRSQLFTDCFTQIRVVEKTSGDVDSFLPQLLVLKNEIDHFQDQIFVLQTSRQNDVWTLLERAVTLWQRTSMINQQPAASEPNLLTIASLSEREDDARESMVVIHENQSLRYQIQDTLSRGLSATCNLTPNKIDWNFLND from the exons ATGGACCAACTGGATTGCAAGATGGAAAAACTTGAATTCGGTGAATGGAAAATCGACCGCCTCTTAGGGTCTGGTGCTTTCGGTAAGGTGCTCCTTGtatcaaataaacaaacaggGGAGAGAATTGCTGTTAAGAAAGCACACAGAGATTCTGTCTTTGCCATCAATAACAACTGGGACAAGGAATTGGAAATTCTACAACACTTGAAGCATCCCG GGATAGTTGCTTCTCTCCCAGTGCCAGTTGGTCTAGAAGCTTTAAGCCATGATATACCTATTCTCTGCATGGAATACTGCAATGGAGGTGACCTTCGTCAGGTACTCAACAAACCTGTCAATTGCTGTGGTATTCCCGAAAAAGATGTCCTGCACATCTTACGTGATATTTCCAGTGCAGTGACCTACCTCCACTCAGTTAAGGTTGTGCATAGGGACATAAAACCAGAAAATGTGGTCATTCAACAAACAGATGAAAAG AAATATTATAAGCTGATTGATTTGGGCATGGCAAAGAACTTGAACAAGCAAAGTTTGTGTCATACACTAGTTGGAACTTTGCAATACTTGGCGCCCGAACTCTTCAGCTGCGAAAAGTACAACAACACTG TTGACTTCTGGAGTTTGGGAATTGTGATCCATGAATGTATTACGGGAGTAAGGCCTTTTCTCCCAGGGCAGCCTCCAGTCGAATG GATGCAGCACGTGGAACGAAAATCGCACAATGACATTTGCATTTACGCCCATCCTGACGGAGAAATTATTTCGTCCCAAAAATTGTTCAGTGAAAATCAATTAAGCAG TGTCATGAAGATACTGATGGAAGAGTGGCTGAAATACATGTTGGATTGGAATCCGGCGATGCGTGGTCGTCACCGTGAATCTGATGCTAGTCACCCACCTGGGCCTATTGTGGCTTTCCAGATACTGGAAAAGATTTTAAAGACCGAAGTTGTATCCATTTTTTGGGTCGAGGGCCTTTCGCTTTTATCGTACGCCATTACCGACGATGTTACCATGGAGACGATTCACGAATGGATCGAACGTGATACCAGCATCGACCAGCGGTATCAGCTACTCATTCTACCCAGAGGTAGTGGGCCGGTTTCGGGGAAGAGCGCTCGGCAACTGCTTAGCTTCGAAGAGCATGGCAATGCTTGTCTGTTCTCCAAGTTTAATAACCAATCGGAATGCAAGTTAACACAAGTATATCCGGAATTCTTGGAGGTCATGCTAGGGAATCCTAGAAAGGAATACGAATACCGCattcaaaaaagaatgtgGGCCCAGTCAGTCTTCTTTATTAATCATCAGGTGACACTCTACCGGAAGCTTATTTACGCCCTGAAAAGTCATTC AACCTACATGACAGTGAGAGCGTCTTTGTTGAAGCAACAAATAGATTATATCAATGGAGCCCTTCGTCATGCCGTCTCTTGCCATGATGTTTTCACGAGCAGCTTGAAACAAGACCAGCAAAATTACAAGTTGCAGTCTCAAAGAGGAGGGCTAC CGTCCTGTACTTTGCTGGAGAAATGGGACAAAGAAGAAGTTACTATGCAAAGCAAGTTGACTGAATTGCAATCAAAATGCGTTTTGCTAGAACAAGTGGTTCAAAGCACGGTATATAGTGTGGCAGAAACGGCCAAACTGGTTGGAGCCTTCCTGGCCAAACCCACTGACACTTTGGATAAGTACGTTCAATTAGCCCTGGAACTCTATGGTGACCTCCAGAAGCGTCGAACGGAGCAGAGGCACCACATGGAGAATAACGTTACCATGACGAAAGTAGTGGTGAAGGCGTTTAAGAACCGCAGCCAACTCTTCACCGATTGTTTCACTCAAATCAG GGTCGTGGAGAAGACTTCGGGAGATGTGGACAGCTTTTTACCGCAACTACTTGTACTGAAGAATGAAATTGATCACTTTCAGGATCAGATATTTGTGCTTCAAACCTCGCGGcaaaacgatgtttggacTCTGCTCGAACGCGCT GTAACGTTATGGCAGCGTACGTCCATGATAAATCAACAGCCTGCCGCTAGCGAGCCCAACCTTCTAACTATCGCCAGCTTAAGCGAGAGAGAGGACGACGCTCGTGAATCAATGGTGGTCATTCACGAAAACCAAAGTTTACGTTACCA aatTCAGGACACACTCAGCCGAGGATTGAGCGCAACGTGCAACTTGACTCCTaacaaaattgattggaaTTTCTTAAATGACTAA
- the LOC130701528 gene encoding protein Daple-like, which translates to MEARTMDDFQSVKLSLREFSEAKFKVLEDIRAIQTEIKVVQQRSFRLRKELQEGRTRYKDFVSHCDELRKKLLQLSGYQLEIPCLQSRYNELAANLNSKNQESAKQLDCLKADFTRQRNEAVSEYARKVKEKRQQLERELSSFRSDLAAHDEERILREQAQRQNDELECLRATIATEMEQQKETSHHNCELKAQSLRTTIQELESKINKIRQGV; encoded by the exons ATGGAGGCTAGAACAATGGACGACTTTCAAAGTGTAAAATTGTCTTTGAGAGAATTCAGCGAA GCAAAGTTCAAGGTGCTCGAGGATATTAGAGCCATTCAAACAGAAATCAAGGTAGTTCAGCAGCGTTCGTTTCGGTTGAGAAAAGAGCTACAAGAAGGTCGAACTCGTTACAAAGATTTCGTTTCCCACTGCGATGAACTTCGCAAAAAACTACTTCAGCTTTCTGGCTACCAGC TGGAAATCCCATGTCTACAGTCCCGTTACAACGAATTGGCTGCAAATCTCAATTCTAAGAACCAA gaaagcgcGAAGCAGCTGGATTGCCTCAAGGCAGATTTTACCAGGCAGCGAAACGAGGCAGTAAGCGAATATGCAAGAAAGG TGAAGGAGAAGCGGCAGCAACTGGAGCGTGAACTGTCGTCCTTTCGTTCTGATTTAGCTGCTCACGATGAGGAGCGAATATTGCGGGAGCAAGCGCAGAGA CAAAACGATGAACTAGAATGTTTAAGGGCAACCATCGCTACGGAAATGgaacaacagaaagaaacTTCTCACCACAATTGTGAACTG AAAGCGCAGAGCTTAAGGACTACAATTCAGGAGCTTGAAAGCAAAATCAACAAGATTCGCCAAGGTGTTTGA